The DNA segment TGTCGCCTCCGGTGGTGACGCGGGCCAATTGGTGAGTGCCCCACAGAGTGGCCCAGCAGGAACCGTCGGGGGCGGTGGCCACGGCGTGCGGGCGGGAGGCGCGGTCCGGTAGCGGGAAATGGTGAACCGTGCCGTCGGCGTCGACCCGGCCGACGGCACCACCCGCGATGTCGGCGTACCAGATTCCCGGCGCGACCCCGACCGGCGCCGACCCTTCCGGCAACGCGATGATCTCGACTTTCCCGTCGCGGATCCTCGCCAGCGCGCCGGCCCCGTTCAGAGCGGCCCACGGCGTGCCGTCGTGGTCGAGAGCGATCATCGCCGGGCGGGACTCCGGAATCGGTAGTTCGTACCAGGAAATGGTCTCTTGAAAGAGCCGGCCGATCTTGTTGATGCCGGGGGCGGTGAACCAGACGTCGTCGTCGCCGGCCGCGATGCCATAGGGCGCCGAGCCGTCGGGAAGCTCGAATTCGACATGGGCGCCGGTGGGGTCACGCCGCACGAGGCGACCGTCGGAGCGGGTGTACCAGATGGTGTCGCCGGCGATGCTCAGCAGCATCGGCTGTCCGCTTCGGATCGGTTCGTGATGCAGATCCGGCGTGACGCGCGCCAGACCCGGTGGCGTCAGAACGGTGAGCCAGATGTCGCCGGCGGCGTCCGCGGCCACGGCGTAGGGAGCCCAGCCATCGAGTGCGATATCCATGCCACTAACACTACACATGTAGCATTAGCTTATGGAACCTCAATCCCGGCCCGGTGGCCGGACTGCCCGGAATCGGTCACTCGTGCTCGAAGCCGTCGCGTCGCTGCTCCTGGAGCAGGGGTATGACGGCTTGACAGTCGACGCCGTCGCCGAGCGGTCGGGGGTGCACCGGACCACTGTCTATCGGCGGTGGCGTGACGTCGGCGGGCTGCTCGCGGACAGTTTCGACGCCGCACGGGAGGATGGATGGGAGCCGCCGGACACCGGATCGCTGACCGGGGATCTCGTGGAGATCAATCGGCAGGTGGTGGCGGCGTTCGGGGAGCCGTTTTCGGTCACGCGGGCGCTGATCGCTGCGTCGTTCCGGTCGGTGGCCGCCGAGCGGGCGCTGCGAGAGTTCTGGGAGGACCGTTTCGAGCGGTGCGGGGTCGTGGTGTCCAGGGCCTTCGCGAGGGGCGAGATCGCGGCCGGCGTCGACGCGCGGACGGCGATCGTCTCGGCATGCGCGCCGGTGTTCTACGAACTGGCGCTGATGAGAGGGCCGGCGTCGCAGGACATGGCCGAGCGATATGCCCGCTTGGCGGCCTCCGCTCTGCGCGCGTAACCCGCCATTCAGTCCTCTGTGGAATTGTTGAGGGCATGGTCAAACTCGGTGTCAGTCTGCCCCAGTTCGCGCATTTCACCCCGGGTAAGGACGTCGTCGCGGCCGCCCGGGCCATGGAGGAGATCGGCTTCGACAGCCTGTGGGTGTTCGAGCGGGTGCTCGTCCCGGAGGATCAGAGCGGGTCGCACGGTCTCTACAACGTGCCGGGGCTGCCCTGGCCGGAGCGGTACCGCGGCGTCGCCGACGCCCTGGTCACGCTCGCGACAGCGGCGGCGGTGACGTCGCGGATCGAGCTCGGCACCGGTGTGCTCGTGGTCCCGCTGCATCTGCCGCTACGGCTCGCCCGCGAGCTGGCCACCCTCGACGCGGCCAGTGGCGGCCGGGTCATCGCCGGGCTCGGCGCGGGCTGGTCGCCGGACGAGTTCGCGGCGGGCGGCGCGGTTCCGCTGTCCGAGCGAGGCAAGGCGCTCGACGACTTCCTGGACATCGCGGCCGAGGTGTGGGGTCCGAATCCGGTCAGCTTCAAGACCCGGCGTTTCGAGGCCGACACCGTGGACGTCGGCCCGAAGCCGGTCCGCAGGATCCCGATCCTGCTGGGCGCCGGCAACGAGCGGGCGCTGCGGCGGGTGGCGAAGCGCGCGGACGGCTGGGTGGCCAGTGGGGTCACTCCCGACCAGGTGAAGGCGTCGCTGGCCGGGCTGCGGGCGACGGCGGAGGAGATCGGGCGCGATCCCGGCACGATCAGTTGCACCGTACAGATCGGCACTCTTGATCTGACGGAGTCGACGGCGGTGCCGCGTCCGCCCTATGCCGGGAACGTGTCGCAGCTGGCCGAGGACGTGGCGGCGCTGGCGGAGGCCGGTGCGGACCAGGTCTACATCACGCTGCCGGCGGCGGTGGAGAGCGTCGGCGAGCTGATCGACCGGGCGTCCGAGCTGCACGACAGGGTGCGCGCGGCCGGCGTCTGATTCTGATCAGGGGGTAGTGCTGGCAACACCCCCGATTCTCCATCGCGCGCTACTGCGGGCGGCCCGCCGCTCCGGTTTGCTCGAAGGCATGAGGACAACCTTTCTCGCCGTACGGCGGGCCGTCGCCGCAGCAGTGCTCACCGTTCCTTTCCTGGCGTCCCCGGCCGCGGCCGCGACGCAGTTCGCCCTGCCGGAGCTCACCGGATCATTCGCTGCCGGCCGTGACGTCGTGCACCTCGTCGACTCCGCGCGCGGCGACCCGTGGGCGCCGGGGAATCCGCGCGAGCCGATGGTGTCGATGTTCTATCCGACCGCTGATCAGCGAGGTCGTGCCTCGCCCTACCTCACCGTCACCGAAGCGCGGTTGTTCCTCCATGCCCAGCGGGTCGACGGGATCGTGGACGCGATGGCCTTCAGCGGCGCCCGGACCACCGCGGTGACCGCCGCGCGGCCGAGGCACGGCCGGTTCCCGATGGTGGTGCTGCCGCCCGGCCTCGCTGACCATCGGGCCGCGGACATCTCGTTCCTGATCGACCGGCTCACCGCGAGCAGACCGGCGTGGCGGCACGCCTGCCACGTCGACCGGAGACGGATCGGCGTCGCCGGTCACTCGATCGGCGGGAACGCCGCTGCCACGACCACGGCGTCCGATCGCAGGGTGCGGGCCGGGGTGCCGGACGCCGGATCGCCGCTCCCGGGGACGCGAACCGCGCCGGTCGCCCGGGCTCACGTGCCGGCGTTCTTCGACCAGCACCTGCGCGGTGTCCCGCAGCGGCTGCCGGACGGCCGGCCACGGACTATCCCGAGGTCGTCTTCCAGGAGAGCTGGTGATCCTTGACGACGTGGGCCCGCAGGGCGGCCGCCAGCTCGGTCATGCGGTGGACGGTCGGCTCGTCGGCGTCGCGGACTTCGATCTCCTCGTTGTGGTTGAAGACCTCGTCGTCGTTGAAGAAGAACGGGATCGGGCGGCCGGACGGGTGGCCGGTCCAGCAGTCGATCGGCGGGCACGGGATGTCGCGCGTGCCGGAGGGCAACTCGGCTTCGATGGTGGACCTGGTGGTGAAGTCGGGCTGGGCGGCTACCAGGACGGCCCATTCGTCGGCCCGGATCACCGGGTTGCCGTCGCCTCGGGTGATCAGGTGCTTGCGCAGCGGCGACCTCGCCCGATTGCGGTCGGTGACCGTCTCGCCGTCGAGCTCGTAGACCTCGGCGTCGTCGCCGATCACCCAGGCGTCGAGGTCCGATGCCAGCTCGATCATCCGGCGTTTGAAGAGCGGGCTGGGACGCTTGGCGCTGAGCCGGCCGTCGTGGAAGAGCAGATAGTGGTCGTTGTCGGACCAGTAGACGTAACAGAAGTCGGGGCGGCGCGGTGCATCCGGCGGGACGTACAGGTCGGGCTGCCGGCGGACCAGGGCGTCGACCTCGGCGCCGAGGATCGGGAAGCGTTCGCTCTCGTATGACACGAACGCCCTGGTGATGTGGAGCTCGTAGGCCATCGTCGGATCATGGCAGGCCGTGTCCGGCGAGCACGAGTGGGGAGGTGTGCTGATGCTCAAGGGGCATCGCACTGGCTCGCGGCAGACGCCGCGCGTAGGTTGTCGGCGTGTCTGCGACTGATCGTCTCGCCGAGTACCTGCGAGGGTTGAGCCGGTCCGCGTCGGCGGAACTACTCGCCACCCGGGTGGTCACGGAGCCGGCGCCGGCGACGACGGAGGAGCTGGCGGAGCTGCTGCTACGACCGGAATCGATCGTGGCCGGGCTGGAGGGCTGCACCCTGCCCGAACTGCAGCTGGCGGAAGTGGTGGCGGCGCTCGGTGACGGGTGGTCACGTGATCGGCTGGCCGGATTGCTCTGCGTCCCGGCCGAGGACCCGGACGTGGCGGAGGTGCTGTCCTCGCTGTCGGCGAAGGGCCTGGTCTGGCCGGGCGGCGGGGCTCATCTGCGGGTGATGTGGCCGCATCCGTTCGGGCTGGGTGGCCGGGCAGAGGATCTGCTGGCGCAACTGAGCGTCACGCAGGTGCGGATGATCGCGGAGCGGATCGGGGCGCCTCTCACCGGGCGGTCCAAGCAGTCGTTGATCAGTGATGTCGCGGAGTGGCTCGCGGTGCCGCAGAACGTCCGGGGTCTGGTGGTGCGGGCGCCGGCCGATGTGCGGGATTCGCTGTGCGAGTCGGCGGAGACGGTGATCGCGCCGTCGTCGTGGCGGCGGATTCCGGCGCCGAGGTGGGCCGCCGAGCGAGGGCTCGTCATTCCGAGCGGCTGGAACGGCGGGCAGATGCCGGCTGAAGTGGCGCTCGCTCTGCGGCACATCCCGTTCTCGCCGAGGCCGCCGTCCGCCGCCGGCGCCGGGCTCGGCGCTGACGCCGTCGAGCGGGAGGCTTCGGCCGCCGCGACCGATGTTCTGACTCTGATGAGGGCGGCTTTCGACGTCTTCGGGCGGACGCCGGTGGCGGTTCTGGCGAACGGCGGCATCGGGGTGAAGGAGTTACGGCGAGTCGCCAAGGCGATCGGGCGAGGTGAGGATGCCGCACGGTTCGCGCTGGAGGTCGCGGCGGCCGGCGGACTGGTCTCGTCGTCGCCGGACGGGTTGACGCTGTCCGCCGATTTCGACTCCTTCGCCGCGTTGGAGCCCGCGGCGCAACTGGTCTCCCTCGTCTCGACGTGGATCTCGATGCCCGCTTGTCCCCTGGCCGACGGCGCTGCGGTGCTCGATTGGGATCGGCGTTCGGCGACCGTTCTCCCCGTCATGCGGCCCGCTGTTCTGCGCCTTGGCCCGTGCTCGCTCCCGGACGCTGCTCTGCTGGTCGCGTGGCATGCGCCGGTGGCGGCGGACCGGGCCGAGGAGGATCGGGAACGGTTCGTCGCCGGGATCTGGGAGGAGGCTCATCTGCTCGGCCTGATGGCGCACGGCAGCGTGTCGGAGCTCGGGCGGCTGCTGGCCGGCGGGGACCGGGCGGCGCTGCACGAGAAGGCCATGGCCATGGTGCCGCCGGCGTCGTCGCGGGTGGTTCTGCAGAACGACCTGACCGCCGTGGTGACCGGCACGCCCACGGCTCCGCTGCTGGCCCTGCTGGATTCGCTCGCCGATCCGGAATCCCGCGGTGGCGCCTGGACGTGGCGTTTCTCGCGGTCGAGTGTGCGGCGGGCTTTCGACGAGGGAGCCGATGCCGATTCGCTGACGGCGCGCCTCGCCGAGGTCGCCGATCAGGTGCCACAGGGCCTCGAATATCTGATCAAGGACGTGGGCCGCCAGCACGGGCGGGTTCAGGTCCGGTCCGTCGGGTGCGTGCTGTGCAGCTCCGACCCGATCCTGCTCGACGAGATCGTGGCTTCGCGCGCTCTTGCCGGCCTCGCCCTGGTGCGTCTCGCGCCCACCGTCGTCGCCAGCGCCAAGCCTCCGGCCGAGACTCTGGCCGCGCTGCGTGCTTCCGGTTACGCCCCTTCTTCCGTACGAGGGGAGGCTCCCGCTGTCACCGTGTCCCGCCAGGCGCCGCCGCCGATCCACCCGGAACTGCTCGGATCAGCCGACCGGTAGGCACAGGTCGTCGACTTTCGTCTCCTGACGGCCGGTACGCGTGAACGTGCCGTTCGCATGCTGATAGGTGTAGGTCAGCTTGAGGTCGGGGCACGCCGGGACGCCGCCTTCGCTGACGCCGTAGGCAACGACGGTGACCGTTTCGCCGTCGACGGCCATCGACCTGTACCACGGCAGGTCCGTCGGGCCGACGTCCTCGAGCAGGACGGCTATCCGCTCGACGCCGTCGAAGATCTCGACGGTGCTGGGGATGTAGGAGGTGCTCGCCTCGCAGGTGCGGGCGATCAACGTGTCGGTGACGCCGTCGCCGGTGGCGTCCTTGCGGAGGACGTCCTGGATCTCGGCTTTCTGGCCCTCGTTCGGGCAGTCGGCCAGGGAGGTGAGCCAGGTGGACGGCTCGGCGGGGTCGCCGGCCGGCTGCTTCTTCGGCAGCGTGGCGGTCTTCGCCGGGGCTGTGCCGGTCGTCGGGGATATGTCGGTCGCCGGAGCTGTGCCGGTCGGCGGGGCTGTGGCCGTCGGCGGGACGGCGGTCGGCTCCGTGGGGGTGGACACCGTCGAGGTCTCCGGCGCGGTGGTGGTTTCCGGGCTCGGTTCGGCCGGGTCGGAGCAGGCCACGCAGGTCAGCGCGACTGTCATCAGCAGAGCGGTTCTCATGAGCACGGTCTACTCCTCCGACGACTCGTTCGCCTGCGTCCGTGACCGACGGTAGAAGGTCGCCGATGACGCCGCCTCATCCGTTGCTGCCGAAAAGCGCGTTTCGCCGCGGGGCTGCCTCGCCGCGCTCACGGGAGCCACTCGGTGTCGCATGTCGCGGTCACTGCCAGGTGGACGTGCCGGTTCGAGCATCCACCGGGTGCGTAGGCGAACCTGCTGCCGCGCATGCCTCCCGACCGGGTGGCGGGCAGGATCCGGGCCTGGTGGCGGGCAGGATCCCGGCCGGGTGGCGGGCAGGATCCGGGCCGGGTGGCGGGCAAGATCCCGGCCGGGTGGCGGGCAGGATCCTGGCCTACCGGACGCCGTCGCTGAACGTGCCCGGCGAGCCCGGCACGCTGGGCCCGTCCGCGTCGTTCACGACGGCGAACTCACGGTTGTCTTCGGTCATACGCTGATGATGCCCGTCGTCCTTCCGTACGACGAACGGCTTGCTGTTCGCGGCTAACGTCGTTTCATGGCTTCCGTTTCCTATGGGCGCGCCGTCGCGCTCGCGGCTTTGCAGGCGGTTCTCAGCAGCACCTGGATCGCGGCCCGGGAATTGTCGCCGGCCCGGCGGAGGCTGGCCCGAGCGGGCACGGTCGCGGCCGTCACGGCGGTCGGCTGGGTGCTCGACCCGAAGGACTCCGGCGACGACGATGCGGACCGCGAAGTCGAACTCGTCGTGGGTGCCACACCGTTCGCCGTGGCCGACGGCGCGCCGCCGCCCCCGCCCTTCGACAAGCGCAAGGCAGCACTGGCAGCCGGTGCGATCGGCATCTCCGTGGCAGCAGTCGTCGGCCGCCGCCACCTGGAGAGGCGCTGGCTCGCGAGACTGACCCGAAACGGTCACCGCCACCCGACCCGAGCCCTGGCCGCACGCATGGCGGCCCTGGAGTTCGCAGCCCAGCTGGCATTGCAGCTCAACGACGTGCGCAAGGAGCGCGCCCGGCAGGTCAGCGGATCGAATCCCGGCTGAGGCCGCGACGTGCCGAGGTGGCGCTGACCCCGGGCGGTCACCCCACGCGAGGCGGCACTAGGGGACGATCACCGCTCGGCCCTGTAGTCCGCCCTTGTGCATGCGCTCATAGACGGCCGGGCCCTCGGCGAGCGGGAAGGTGCTGATCTTCGGGCGGACCAGGCCTCGGGCTCCGAGGTTGAGGACCTCGGCCAGCTCCGGGCGGGAACCCCAATAGGTGGTCTGGATGCTCACCTCGTAGGGCACCGAGAAGAAGGAGAGCGGGAGCGTTCCGCCGCCGATCCCCACGATGGTCAGGTCGCCCATGCTGCGGGTGGCGGCGGCGCCCAGGGCCAGGGTCGCGTCGACGCCGACGAAGTCGAGGACCACGTCGGCGCCGTGGCCGCCCGTTGCCTGCCGGATCTGCTTGGCCGCCTCGGGACCGGAGCGGACCATCTGGTCGGCGCCGCATTCCTCGGCCAGTTGCAGTGCTTCGTCGCGATTGTCGACGGCGATCACCCGGGTGGCGGTGGTCGCCTTGAGGATCTGCACGCCGACGTGGCCGAGGCCGCCGACGCCGATGACCACCGCGGTGCTGCCGGGCGCCAGTTTGGCCCACGATCGGCGAACCGCGTGATAGGGAGTGAGACCCGCATCGGTGAGCGGCGCCGCCCGTACCGGATCCAATCCCTCCGGAAGCGGCAGCAGTTGACGTGCCTGCGGAACGAGCATGAATTCCGCCATTCCACCGTCGAGGCCCAGGCCACCGCCGCCACCGGGAACGGGAGCGCCCGCGATGTTCTCGCAGTACGTCTCCATCCCCAGCTGACAACGGTCACAGGTGCCACATCCCCACGGGCCGTAGACGGCGACGGCCTGCCCGACTTCGAGGCCGGAGACGCCCTCGCCGAGCTCATGCACCCAACCGGCATTCTCGTGGCCGAGCGTGAACGGCGGCCCCCATGCCAGCGGCGAACTCTCGTCGAAGTCGTGCAGCAGGTGCAGGTCCGAGTGGCACGCCCCCGCGCCGCCGACCTTGATGACGACCTGGCCGGGACCGGGCCGAGGCGTGTCGACCTCCACGATCTCCGGATCCGACTTCCACTTCAGCAGCCGCATGGCGCGCATGTCCGCTCCCTCTCCCGGTTACAGCGGGTCACCCACCAGCCTCCCCGCCGCCTCCCGGAATCGCAGGGCGACCGCCAAACTCAGACCTTTCGCAACGAGCCCGGGTTTCAGAAGGGCGGGGCGCCGTTCTCGATGTCGGCGGCTGAACGGATGCGGCGTGGGAGGCGTTTCTCGGCGGGCCAGCGTGCGTCGATGACGGCTGCGGCGGTCCTGCACGAGGGGCAGGCGGCGGGCCGTTCGGGGATCCACGGGTACGGCGAGGCGACTATGTCGTCGCCGGTGAGGCCGCACAAGGTGGAGTTGACGAAGCCGTACGCATGGTGGGGTTCGGGCTCGGGCATTTCGGCTCGTTCCCAGCGTCGCGAGGGAGGCTCGTAGGTCCACGGGCCGATCCCCTCCTCGGTCACCGCGTAGCAGTGGGCACACACCCGCAGGCCCTCACCGGCGGACCGCACGGGGTGGCCGCACACCTCGCATCGCACGCCTCGGTCCACTGAGGAAGTATGACTCTTGAGCTGAGGGTCGTACGAGGAAAGCTCGCTCGTCGTGGTGGCCGCCCACCGGAAGCCGCCCCGGACTTCCGGCGGACGACCCGAACGCGTCGCCCAGCCACGGTTGCTCCCCGTACGCGCTACTCGGGCTCTGCGCCCCTCCCCCGGGAAACCCGCGGAAGATCGGTACGCCGGCCTCCTCCTGAAGCGACCCCGGCACAGGCACGATCACCGGCGGCCGCGACGGAGCGGCGCGCCGGCGAACGTTGGGGATGAGCCTGAGCCGGGGTCGAGACCTCGATGGGAGCGATCCCGGTCGATGCCCAGAGTATTGAACCGCGTGACGGCCGTGTCAATAACTTCCGGAAACATAACGGTAATCCGGCGCATGAGTGGTGCAGCTCAAGCTTTCGACGTACGAAATGAAGATCGATAAATAAGAGGGGTGGTCCCGAAACTTCCGAGCGTCTGATCTAGGACGGTTGACCGCTTTCGACGGCGGGCGGGTGCATGGTGAGGCGAGCACGGCAATCCTCGCGGGAAGGCCTCAACCGTGATCAAACTGCTGGTCGCCACCCTGACTCTGCTCACCACCGTGCCGGTGACCAAGCCGGCGCCCGACATCGACGCCGTCGGGACGTGGAACGAGCTGGCCGTCGACGCGGTACGCCTCAATCGCTCGACCGACGCCGACGCCGCGCGTCTCTACGCGATGGTCAACGTGGCGGTCTTCGACGCGGTCAACGGGATCACCCGGCAGCGGACGCCGGCGCTGATCCCGGCAACCGGTCCGCGGCACGCCGACCAGCAGGCGGCGGCCGTCTCCGCGGCTCATGCCGTGCTGACCGGACTCGACCCGGCGCGGGCCGGCGACTACGACACCCAGCTCGCCGCCGACCTGCGACAACTCGGCAAGGGCAAGGAAGCCGGCGCGGCGTGGGGCGCCACCGTCGGCGGACAGGTCGTCGCAGCCCGGGCCGCCGACGGCTCCACACCCGTCGAGTCACAGCCCGCCGGGACCGGACCCGGGGTCTTCCGCGCGGCGTGGTCCGGCGTGCAGTACCGCACCGTCACACCGTTCGCCGTGAAGAATCCGGCCGCGTACGTGCCAGGACCGCCCCCTGCTCTGACCAGCACCGCCTACGCGACCGCGTTCGCCGAGGTCGCGACCCTGGGCGACGCCGCACAGCCGGCGCCGGACCTGCTCGCGACCTACCAGTTCTGGTCCCTGCCGGCCGGTACCGGCCAGCCGCCCGGCGAGTGGCTGCGGATCGCCCTGGAGGTGGCCTCGGAACGTCACCTGCCACTGCCCGAAGAAGCCCGGCTGACCGCCCTGCTGACGATGGCTCTCGCGGACGTCACCGTCGCCACGGTGAGCACCAAGTACACCTACCGGCATTGGCGGCCCACCACCGCGATCCGCGAAGCCGACACCGACGGCAACCCGGCCACCACTGCTGATCCGGCGTGGACCGCCCGGGCCGGGAGCGTGGGCGGGACGCCGGAATACGTGTCGGGGCACAGTTCCTACAGCGGGGCGGGCGCTGCCGTGCTGGCCCTCTTCTTCCACCGGGATCGGATCTCGTTCACGCATGCCACGGATACGGCTCCCGGTGGGGTGCCGCGGACCTATGCGAGCTTCTCCGATGCGGCCGGTGAGGCGGGAATGTCGCGGATCTATGGTGGGCAGCATTTCCCGTTCAGCAATGAGGCCGGGCTTGAGCTGGGACGAACGGTGGGGGCCGCGGTGGTCGCCACGAGTCTGCGGTTCTGTCCCGCACCGAGCGATGGATCTCCGTCATGATCGATCGTTGGGCGACGGTGTGAGGACATCGGCAGGCTGGCCGCGTTCGTGGAACCTCGCCTGACAGTTCGCCGCTCCTCTGCGTCGATTCAGATGGCGAGGCGA comes from the Actinoplanes sp. OR16 genome and includes:
- a CDS encoding hydrolase, coding for MDIALDGWAPYAVAADAAGDIWLTVLTPPGLARVTPDLHHEPIRSGQPMLLSIAGDTIWYTRSDGRLVRRDPTGAHVEFELPDGSAPYGIAAGDDDVWFTAPGINKIGRLFQETISWYELPIPESRPAMIALDHDGTPWAALNGAGALARIRDGKVEIIALPEGSAPVGVAPGIWYADIAGGAVGRVDADGTVHHFPLPDRASRPHAVATAPDGSCWATLWGTHQLARVTTGGDIEIHDLSGKEPHGLCVTGDQVWVAMESGSLSGIQYRHDDPR
- a CDS encoding TetR/AcrR family transcriptional regulator, whose translation is MEPQSRPGGRTARNRSLVLEAVASLLLEQGYDGLTVDAVAERSGVHRTTVYRRWRDVGGLLADSFDAAREDGWEPPDTGSLTGDLVEINRQVVAAFGEPFSVTRALIAASFRSVAAERALREFWEDRFERCGVVVSRAFARGEIAAGVDARTAIVSACAPVFYELALMRGPASQDMAERYARLAASALRA
- a CDS encoding TIGR03619 family F420-dependent LLM class oxidoreductase, whose translation is MVKLGVSLPQFAHFTPGKDVVAAARAMEEIGFDSLWVFERVLVPEDQSGSHGLYNVPGLPWPERYRGVADALVTLATAAAVTSRIELGTGVLVVPLHLPLRLARELATLDAASGGRVIAGLGAGWSPDEFAAGGAVPLSERGKALDDFLDIAAEVWGPNPVSFKTRRFEADTVDVGPKPVRRIPILLGAGNERALRRVAKRADGWVASGVTPDQVKASLAGLRATAEEIGRDPGTISCTVQIGTLDLTESTAVPRPPYAGNVSQLAEDVAALAEAGADQVYITLPAAVESVGELIDRASELHDRVRAAGV
- a CDS encoding helicase-associated domain-containing protein, producing MSATDRLAEYLRGLSRSASAELLATRVVTEPAPATTEELAELLLRPESIVAGLEGCTLPELQLAEVVAALGDGWSRDRLAGLLCVPAEDPDVAEVLSSLSAKGLVWPGGGAHLRVMWPHPFGLGGRAEDLLAQLSVTQVRMIAERIGAPLTGRSKQSLISDVAEWLAVPQNVRGLVVRAPADVRDSLCESAETVIAPSSWRRIPAPRWAAERGLVIPSGWNGGQMPAEVALALRHIPFSPRPPSAAGAGLGADAVEREASAAATDVLTLMRAAFDVFGRTPVAVLANGGIGVKELRRVAKAIGRGEDAARFALEVAAAGGLVSSSPDGLTLSADFDSFAALEPAAQLVSLVSTWISMPACPLADGAAVLDWDRRSATVLPVMRPAVLRLGPCSLPDAALLVAWHAPVAADRAEEDRERFVAGIWEEAHLLGLMAHGSVSELGRLLAGGDRAALHEKAMAMVPPASSRVVLQNDLTAVVTGTPTAPLLALLDSLADPESRGGAWTWRFSRSSVRRAFDEGADADSLTARLAEVADQVPQGLEYLIKDVGRQHGRVQVRSVGCVLCSSDPILLDEIVASRALAGLALVRLAPTVVASAKPPAETLAALRASGYAPSSVRGEAPAVTVSRQAPPPIHPELLGSADR
- a CDS encoding NAD(P)-dependent alcohol dehydrogenase; translation: MRAMRLLKWKSDPEIVEVDTPRPGPGQVVIKVGGAGACHSDLHLLHDFDESSPLAWGPPFTLGHENAGWVHELGEGVSGLEVGQAVAVYGPWGCGTCDRCQLGMETYCENIAGAPVPGGGGGLGLDGGMAEFMLVPQARQLLPLPEGLDPVRAAPLTDAGLTPYHAVRRSWAKLAPGSTAVVIGVGGLGHVGVQILKATTATRVIAVDNRDEALQLAEECGADQMVRSGPEAAKQIRQATGGHGADVVLDFVGVDATLALGAAATRSMGDLTIVGIGGGTLPLSFFSVPYEVSIQTTYWGSRPELAEVLNLGARGLVRPKISTFPLAEGPAVYERMHKGGLQGRAVIVP
- a CDS encoding vanadium-dependent haloperoxidase, whose translation is MIKLLVATLTLLTTVPVTKPAPDIDAVGTWNELAVDAVRLNRSTDADAARLYAMVNVAVFDAVNGITRQRTPALIPATGPRHADQQAAAVSAAHAVLTGLDPARAGDYDTQLAADLRQLGKGKEAGAAWGATVGGQVVAARAADGSTPVESQPAGTGPGVFRAAWSGVQYRTVTPFAVKNPAAYVPGPPPALTSTAYATAFAEVATLGDAAQPAPDLLATYQFWSLPAGTGQPPGEWLRIALEVASERHLPLPEEARLTALLTMALADVTVATVSTKYTYRHWRPTTAIREADTDGNPATTADPAWTARAGSVGGTPEYVSGHSSYSGAGAAVLALFFHRDRISFTHATDTAPGGVPRTYASFSDAAGEAGMSRIYGGQHFPFSNEAGLELGRTVGAAVVATSLRFCPAPSDGSPS